TACCGCTCGGCCGGCACGGTCGAGTTCGTGTACGACGACCGGACCGAGGACGTGTTCTTCCTCGAGATGAACACCCGGCTCCAGGCCGAGCACCCGGTGACCGAGCAGGTCCTCGGCATCGACCTCGTCGAGTGGATGCTGCGCGTGGGCCTCGGCGACGTCGGCCCCGCGGGCTTCCTCGCCGCGGCCGAGATCCCCTCGCCGACGCGCCACTCCGTGGAGGCGCGCATCTACGCGGAGGACCCCACGAAGGACCACCGCCCGAGCTCGGGCCTGCTGACCGAGGTCGCGTTCCCGGCGGGCGCCGTGGCCGGCCCGGCCGACCTCCGCATCGAGAGCGGGGTGGAGACGGGCGACGTCGTCACCCCGGTCTACGACCCGATGCTCGCCAAGCTCATCGTCACTGCCGACGACCGCACCGCGGCCTTCGCCGCCCTCTCGGACGCGCTCGCCGAGACGCGGATCCACGGGCTGGAGACCAACGTCGGCCTGCTGGCGAGCATCGCCCGGTGCCCGGAGGTCCTCGACGGGAGCATGACGACCTCGCTCCTGGAGACCCTCCGCGACGAGCGCCCCCGCATCGACGTGGAGCGCGGCGGCGCGTCCACCACCATCCAGGACTGGCCGGGACGACTCGGCCACTGGCAGGTCGGCGTCCCGCCGGGAGGCCCGATGGACGACCGCTCCTTCCGCCTCGCGAACCGCGCAGTCGGCAACCCGGAGGGCACTCCGGCCCTCGAGTGCACCGTGACCGGACCCGCGCTGCGGTTCTCCCACGCGACCCTCGTCTGCGTCACCGGCGCGGAGACGGTCGTGACCGTCGACGGGGCGCCCGTCCCGCAGTGGGAGCCCGTCCTCGTGCCGGCGGGCGGCACGCTCGACGTCGGCACCGTGCGCGGCGTCGGGGTCCGGACCTACGTCGCCGCGCGGGCGGGCTTCGACGTGCCCGCGTACCTCGGCAGCGCCGCCACGTTCGCGCCCGGGGGCTTCGGCGGGCACGGCGGCCGAGCGCTCGCCACGGGCGACGTGCTCCGGACGGCGCCGCTCGACGAGGCGGGATCCGCGGCGGGACTCGGCGAGCCCGCTCCCGTGCCGCCGGCGGAGCGTCCCGTCATCGGCGCCTCGTGGACGCTGCACGTCGCCGAGGGACCGCACCCGGCCCCGGACTACTTCACCCCCGATGACATGGCCGCGATCTACGACGCCGAGTGGGAGGTGCACTTCCACGCGGCGCGCACCGGGATCCGGCTCGTCGGCCCGAAGCCGCGCTGGGCACGACCGGACGGCGGCGAGGCGGGCCTGCACCCCTCGAACCTGCACGACAACGCGTACTCCGTCGGCGCGATCAACTTCACCGGCGACACCCCGTCGATCCTCGGACCCGACGGCCCGAGCCTCGGCGGCTTCGCCTGCCCGGTCACGGTCGTGAGCGCCGACCGCTGGAAGCTCGGCCAGCTGCGCCCCGGCGACACGCTGCGCCTGGTCCCCGTCGACGAGTCGGAGCTGCCGCGCATCGGCGAGGCCCGGCGCACGGCCGACGCCTTCGTCCCGCGCTCCTCCCGGCGGGACGACGATGACGGCGTGCTCGCCCGCCGACCGGCGACCGACGCCGCTCCCGAGGTCGTCTACCGCCGGGGCGGCGACGACAACCTCCTCGTCGAGTACGGGCCGATGACGCTCGACCTCGGGCTGCGGATGCGGATCCACGCGCTCATGGAGGCGCTCGCCCGCGTCGACCCGGCCGGGCTCGTGGACGTCACGCCGGGCGTCCGATCGCTGCACCTGCACGTCGACCCCGCCGTGCTGGGCGTGCGCCGGCTGCTCGGGCTCCTGCGAGAGCTGGAGGACACGATCCCGGCGACGGCCGACCTCGTGGTCCCCAGCCGCGAGGTGCACCTGCCGCTCTCGTGGGACGACCCGAGCATCCACGAGGCCATCGACCGGTACGCGTCGCTCATCCGCGACGACGCCCCGTGGAACCCGTCCAACATCGAGTTCATCCGCCGCGCCAACGGCCTGGGGTCGGTGGACGAGGTCCGCGACATCGTCATGTCCGCGCAGTACATGGTCCTCGGCCTCGGCGACGTCTACCTCGGCGCCCCGGCGGCGGCCCCGCTCGATCCCCGCCACCGGCTGATGACGACCAAGTACAACCCGGCGCGCACGTGGACGGCCGAGGGCACGGTCGGCATCGGCGGGACGTACATGTGCATCTACGGCATGGACAGCCCCGGCGGCTACCAGCTCATCGGCCGCACGCTCCCCATCTGGGCGGGCCTGCGCACGCGCCGGCGGGCGTTCCGCGACGGCCACCCGTGGCTGCTGCGTTTCTTCGACCGGATCCGCTACCACCCCGTGAGCGCCGACGAGCTGATGCACCTGCGCTCCGAGATGGCGGCCGACCGGCTCGAGCTCGACATCCGACCGGGCGAGTTCTCGCTGCGCGAGCACGAGGACATGCTCGCGCGCGACGCCGAGCCGATCGCCGCGTGGGAGGCGGCCGGCGAGTTCGCCGTCCGCGAGGAGGCCGTCGGCGCCGACTCCGTGGAGGACGATGTCCGATCCCGGCTGCCCGAGGGCGCCACCGTGGTGGAGGCGCCGATGGCCGGCGCCGTGTGGAAGGTCGAGGCATCGACCGGGGCCGACGTGGGAGTCGGCGCCGCGCTCCTCGTCCTCGAGGCGATGAAGATGGAGACGCCCGTCCGCGCGCCCCACGACCTGCGCGTGGTGGAGATGCTCGTCGCGGCCGGTGCCACCGTCGCGGCCGGCCAGCCGCTCGCCATCGTCTCCGCCACCGCCCCCTGACCGCCGCGTCGCCACGAGCGCCGCACCCCAACGACCACCGCACCCCGAACGGAGACCCCGCATGACCTCCTCGCCCACGTCAGCTCCCCTCACCCCTCCCGCTCCTCCCGCGGGGGCACCGGATCCGGTCGGCCGCGTCCGCGCCGCCTACCGGCGCATCGTGGAGGCGGACCGGCCCGAGGTCTGGATCACGCTGCGCCCGGAGGAGGAGGCCCTCGCCGCCGCGGCCGCCGTCGAGCGCGCCCTCGCGGATCACGGCGCCGACGCCCTGCCGCTCGCGGGCCTGGTGATCGCGGTCAAGGACAACATCGACGCCGCCGGGTTCCCGACGACCGCAGCGCTCCCCGGCAGCGCCTACACGCCTGCGGAGAGCGCCCCCGTCGTCGCGCGCCTCGAGGCGGCGGGCGCCGTGGTCGTCGGCAAGACGAACCTCGACCAGCTCGCCACCGGGCTCGTCGGGACGCGCAGCCCCTACGGCGAGGTGCGGGGAGCGGCCGACCCCGAGCTCGTCTCCGGTGGATCCAGCTCGGGCTCCGCGGTAGCCGTCGCGCTCGGGATCGTGGACGCCGCCCTCGGCACCGACACCGCCGGATCCGGCCGCGTGCCCGCCGCCTACAACCGGCTCGTCGGGATCAAGCCCACCCTCGGCCTCCTGCCTGCCCGCGGCGTCGTGCCGGCCGCGCCCTCCTACGACACCGTGACGGTGTTCGCCCGCACCCTCGGCCTGGCCGAACGCGTGGCCGGGGTGATGGCGGGCGTCGACGACGCGGATCCGGCCAGCCGCCCCTGGCCCGCCGACGCTCCGCTGAGCGCGGCTCCCGTCCTCCACCTCGCCGTGCCGGTCGACGCTGACCTCGCGCCCATGTCCCCGGAGTGGCGGCGCGCCTTCGACCGGACCGTCGCGCTGCTCGCGGACGCGGGCGTGCAGATCGTCGAGGTCGACATCGCGCCGCTGCTCGCGGCCGCCGCCCTCCTCTACGACGGCGCCCTCGTGGCCGAGCGCACGCAGGCCGTCGGGCACCTGCTCGCCGGGACGCCCGAGGGCACGGATCCGTCGGTCGCCCGCATCATCGGCTCCGGCTCCGCGAAGACGGCCGTCGAGCTCGTCGCCGACCAGCAGACGCTGCGACGCCACCGGCTGGATGCCCGGCGCATCCTCGCCGGCGTGGACGCGCTCCTGCTGCCCACGGCCCCCGGGCACCCGTCGCGCGCCGAGGTCGCGGCGGATCCGATCGGCGTGAACTCGTGGGTGGGCACGTACACGAACTTCGTGAACCTCCTCGACCTGGCCGCGATCGCGGTGCCCGGTCCCGACGCCGACGGTCGGCCCTTCGGCGTGACCCTGGTCGGTCCCGCGTTCTCGGACGCCGCGCTCGTCGACGCCGCTGGCCGGCTGCAGCGCACGATCGGCACGGCGGGTGACGACGCGCGCATCCCGACGGGGTCGTGGGGACCCGCCGCCACGCCGATCGCCGTGTTCGGCGCACACATGGTCGGGCAGCCGCTCAACGGGCAGCTCACCGCGCTCGGCGCGCGGCTGCTCGGCGACGCGGTCACCGCGCCCGCCTACCGCCTGCACGCGCTCGACACGACGCCGCCCAAGCCGGGGCTCGTCGCCACGGACACGGGCGGCGCGAGTATCACCGGGGAGCTGTGGGCGATCCCGTCGGGCCGCGTGGCCGACTTCGTCGCGCAGCTCGCGCGCCCCATGGTGGTCGGCAAGGTGGCGCTGGCGGACGGATCCGAGGTGCTCGGCTTCCTCTGCGAGCCCCAGGCGATCGCGGGCGCCGAGGACATCACCGAGCGCGGCTCCTGGCGCACGCACCTCGGGGCCGGGAGCTGAGCGTCGTGCGCCGGGAGCGGTCCGCCGCCGCGTACCGTCGTCGCATGACGCGGATCCTCCTCACCGGCATGTCCGGCGCCGGGAAGTCGACGCTCCTCACCGAGCTCGCCCGCCGCGGGCACCGCACCCTCGACACCGACCACGACGGCTGGACCCTGCCGGACGGCCGATGGGACGAGCCGCGGATCGCCGGCCTCCTCGACCGCGAGCCGCACATCGTGGTCTCCGGCGCCGTCGAGAACCAGGGCGCGTTCCGCGACCGCTTCGAGCACGTCGTGCTGCTCAGCGCACCGCTCGACGTCCTGCTCGCCCGCGTCGCCGCGCGCACCGGGAACGACTACGGGACGGATCCCGCCGACCGCGAGGAGATCCGCCGGTACACGCGGGAGGTGGAGCCGCTGCTGCGTCGATCTGCCGACGTCGAGCTCGACGGCCGGCGCGCGACCGCGGACCTGGCCGACGAGCTGGAGCGGCTGCTGGGCTGAGCCGCGGTCAGACCCCGCCCGGCTCCGCGCCCGTCGCGGCCGGCAGCTCCGGCCGGTTCGCCCACGCCGACCAGGATCCCGGGTACAGCGCGGCGTCTATGCCCGCGATCGCGAGCGCCGCGACCTCGAGCGCCGCGCTCACGCCGGACCCGCAGTAGACCGCGACCTCGTCCGCATCGGGCACCCCGAGCACCGCATACCGCGCGCGCAGCTCCGCGCGCGACCGGAACGTGCCATCCGAGGCGAGGGCGTCCGAGGAGGGCGCGCTCCGGGCACCTGGGATGTGACCCGGACGCGGATCCCACGGCTCGACCTCCCCGCGGTACCGCTCCTCCGCGCGGGCGTCGAGCAGCACGCCGTCGAGCGCGACACGGGCGGCGCCGTCCTCGTCGACCACGGCGAGGAGGCCGGAGGCTAGCGTCACGTCGCCGGGGGTCGGCACGACCGGGCCGGTCTCGAGCGGGAGGCCCGCGGCGGTCCAGGCGGGCAGGGCGCCGTCGAGGATCCGCACGTCGGCGATGCCGGCGTCGCGCAGCAGCCACCAGGCTCGCGCCGCCGCGAGGCTGCCTCCGCCGTCGTACGCGACGACCGCGTCCCCCGCCCGGACGCCCCACCTGCGCGCAGCCTCCTGCAGCGCCGCGGGCTCGGGCAGCGGATGCCGCCCCTCCTCGGGAGCGCCGTGTCGCGACAGCTCCGTGTCGAGGTCCGCGTACACGGCGCCCGGGATGTGCCCGGCCTCGTGCAGCGGCCGGCCGGGCGGGCCGCCGAGGGACCACCGCACGTCGATCACGCGCACGTCGCCGCGGGTGCGGATGGCGTGGTCCAGCTCGGTCGGCGTGATGAGGATCTCCATCCCGCCATGCTCGCAGCGTCGAGCGGGATCAGCCCAGCGGCTTCTCGAAGCAGACCGAGTTCGTGACCGGGATGTACGGCGGGTACGTGTCGATGGGCAGCCACCCCGCGGTCGCGTACAGCCGGATGGCGTCGGGCTGCCGGTCGCCCGTCTGCAGGATGAGCCGCCGTGCGCCGCGCTCCCGGGCCACGCGCTCCAGCTCCGCCATCAGCACGCGCGCGAGGCCGGTGCCGCGGTGCGCGGGATCCACGACCACCTTCTTCAGCTCGAGCTCGTCGCCGAGGTGCCGGATGACGCCGTGCGCGGCCGCATCCCGGTCGTCGCCGTCGACGACGAGCAGCACGACGGCCTCCACGTCGGCCGGGTCGAACGCGAACGCCACGGCCGCCTTCGCGGGCCAGTCGGGGTCGTCGTCGTGCCGCCCCTCGTACCGCACGTCCATCTCGGCCTCCATGGCCGCCCGGATCCGGGCACCGCGCGCGTCGTCCCAGCCGACCACCTCGGTGCGGTACACCCGTCCGTCGCGCGCGACGTGCCGCGCCCCGGTCTGCTGCTCGGTCATGCTCCCTCTTCCTCCGGGCCGGGCCGGTGCCGGCGCGGGCATGACGACGCCCGCACCGGCATCCGGGTGGATGCGCGGCGCGGGCGGCGTCGGTGATGCGGTGCCGCGGTCTCCCGCGGCGGGTCGTGCGGTGCTACTTGGCGCCGACGGTGGCCGACGCGTTCGACTCGTACGACGTGTTGGTCGACTCGAAGAAGTTGACGAGCTGCAGCGTGTCGTTCGCCGTGGCCATCCATTTCGCCGGGTTCGAGACCTTGTACTCGGCCTCGAAGCCGAGCTCCTCCAGGCGACGGTCGGCCAGGTACTTCACGTACTGGTTGATGTAGTTCGCGTTCAGCCCGAGGATCCCGTTGGGCAGGAGGTCGCGGTTGTACTGCTCCTCCATCTCGACGGCGTCGAGGATCATCTGCTTGATCTCGGCGGCGAACTCCTCGGTCTGCAGGTCGGGGTTCTCCTCGAGCACCGTGAGGATGAGGTTGATCCCGAACTTGAGGTGCAGTGACTCGTCGCGCACG
This window of the Clavibacter sepedonicus genome carries:
- the uca gene encoding urea carboxylase, with the translated sequence MPTPAPPAPRFDSVLIANRGEIARRIIRTARRMGLRTIAVYSEADRAAPHVREADEAHLLGPSEPERSYLDIDRIIEVAQAACAGAIHPGYGFISESAAFARAVEEAGMVFVGPTWQQIEAFGPKHTARAIAMECGVPCVPGSGLVASEDAAAEAAAAVGYPVMVKASGGGGGVGIVTCADETQLRAAYASVTRLAAANFATPGVFVERFIARARHLEVQVFGDGAGEVAILGDRDCSLQRRHQKVVEEAPAPHLPEHVRETMHRSAAALARHVGYRSAGTVEFVYDDRTEDVFFLEMNTRLQAEHPVTEQVLGIDLVEWMLRVGLGDVGPAGFLAAAEIPSPTRHSVEARIYAEDPTKDHRPSSGLLTEVAFPAGAVAGPADLRIESGVETGDVVTPVYDPMLAKLIVTADDRTAAFAALSDALAETRIHGLETNVGLLASIARCPEVLDGSMTTSLLETLRDERPRIDVERGGASTTIQDWPGRLGHWQVGVPPGGPMDDRSFRLANRAVGNPEGTPALECTVTGPALRFSHATLVCVTGAETVVTVDGAPVPQWEPVLVPAGGTLDVGTVRGVGVRTYVAARAGFDVPAYLGSAATFAPGGFGGHGGRALATGDVLRTAPLDEAGSAAGLGEPAPVPPAERPVIGASWTLHVAEGPHPAPDYFTPDDMAAIYDAEWEVHFHAARTGIRLVGPKPRWARPDGGEAGLHPSNLHDNAYSVGAINFTGDTPSILGPDGPSLGGFACPVTVVSADRWKLGQLRPGDTLRLVPVDESELPRIGEARRTADAFVPRSSRRDDDDGVLARRPATDAAPEVVYRRGGDDNLLVEYGPMTLDLGLRMRIHALMEALARVDPAGLVDVTPGVRSLHLHVDPAVLGVRRLLGLLRELEDTIPATADLVVPSREVHLPLSWDDPSIHEAIDRYASLIRDDAPWNPSNIEFIRRANGLGSVDEVRDIVMSAQYMVLGLGDVYLGAPAAAPLDPRHRLMTTKYNPARTWTAEGTVGIGGTYMCIYGMDSPGGYQLIGRTLPIWAGLRTRRRAFRDGHPWLLRFFDRIRYHPVSADELMHLRSEMAADRLELDIRPGEFSLREHEDMLARDAEPIAAWEAAGEFAVREEAVGADSVEDDVRSRLPEGATVVEAPMAGAVWKVEASTGADVGVGAALLVLEAMKMETPVRAPHDLRVVEMLVAAGATVAAGQPLAIVSATAP
- the atzF gene encoding allophanate hydrolase, with translation MTSSPTSAPLTPPAPPAGAPDPVGRVRAAYRRIVEADRPEVWITLRPEEEALAAAAAVERALADHGADALPLAGLVIAVKDNIDAAGFPTTAALPGSAYTPAESAPVVARLEAAGAVVVGKTNLDQLATGLVGTRSPYGEVRGAADPELVSGGSSSGSAVAVALGIVDAALGTDTAGSGRVPAAYNRLVGIKPTLGLLPARGVVPAAPSYDTVTVFARTLGLAERVAGVMAGVDDADPASRPWPADAPLSAAPVLHLAVPVDADLAPMSPEWRRAFDRTVALLADAGVQIVEVDIAPLLAAAALLYDGALVAERTQAVGHLLAGTPEGTDPSVARIIGSGSAKTAVELVADQQTLRRHRLDARRILAGVDALLLPTAPGHPSRAEVAADPIGVNSWVGTYTNFVNLLDLAAIAVPGPDADGRPFGVTLVGPAFSDAALVDAAGRLQRTIGTAGDDARIPTGSWGPAATPIAVFGAHMVGQPLNGQLTALGARLLGDAVTAPAYRLHALDTTPPKPGLVATDTGGASITGELWAIPSGRVADFVAQLARPMVVGKVALADGSEVLGFLCEPQAIAGAEDITERGSWRTHLGAGS
- a CDS encoding AAA family ATPase — translated: MTRILLTGMSGAGKSTLLTELARRGHRTLDTDHDGWTLPDGRWDEPRIAGLLDREPHIVVSGAVENQGAFRDRFEHVVLLSAPLDVLLARVAARTGNDYGTDPADREEIRRYTREVEPLLRRSADVELDGRRATADLADELERLLG
- a CDS encoding sulfurtransferase, encoding MEILITPTELDHAIRTRGDVRVIDVRWSLGGPPGRPLHEAGHIPGAVYADLDTELSRHGAPEEGRHPLPEPAALQEAARRWGVRAGDAVVAYDGGGSLAAARAWWLLRDAGIADVRILDGALPAWTAAGLPLETGPVVPTPGDVTLASGLLAVVDEDGAARVALDGVLLDARAEERYRGEVEPWDPRPGHIPGARSAPSSDALASDGTFRSRAELRARYAVLGVPDADEVAVYCGSGVSAALEVAALAIAGIDAALYPGSWSAWANRPELPAATGAEPGGV
- a CDS encoding GNAT family N-acetyltransferase, with protein sequence MTEQQTGARHVARDGRVYRTEVVGWDDARGARIRAAMEAEMDVRYEGRHDDDPDWPAKAAVAFAFDPADVEAVVLLVVDGDDRDAAAHGVIRHLGDELELKKVVVDPAHRGTGLARVLMAELERVARERGARRLILQTGDRQPDAIRLYATAGWLPIDTYPPYIPVTNSVCFEKPLG